From a region of the Thalassospira sp. TSL5-1 genome:
- a CDS encoding phage tail protein — translation MIVPLKRTGVAGCLSALAIFILAFASLQNGAKASDCSEDGYLGTVCWTAATFCPRNYHPANGALMPLNNYQGLYSLISNRFGGNGVTNFALPDLRGRSIVGTGERPGDTNPNYIGQTYGKESVVLKTENLPSHSHKFSLETAKITGTLLATTKEGNSVSPENRIPAARPSNGLSAKKTPIYSKSPTGSFAAHIGTVRSDPEINRTEKAGRRDRAPMPLRTDQVGLLACININSLNYPRRE, via the coding sequence ATGATAGTGCCTCTCAAACGGACGGGCGTGGCAGGATGCTTATCTGCTCTTGCAATATTCATACTGGCCTTTGCAAGCCTCCAGAATGGCGCAAAGGCTTCGGATTGCAGCGAAGACGGATATCTCGGCACTGTCTGCTGGACTGCGGCGACATTTTGTCCAAGAAATTATCATCCCGCAAATGGTGCTTTGATGCCCCTTAATAATTACCAAGGATTATATAGCTTAATTAGCAATCGCTTTGGTGGCAACGGGGTTACGAATTTTGCCTTACCTGACTTACGGGGGCGTAGCATTGTTGGAACTGGAGAAAGACCGGGCGACACCAACCCAAATTACATAGGCCAAACATACGGCAAAGAAAGTGTAGTCCTGAAGACGGAGAACCTCCCCTCCCATTCCCATAAGTTCTCGCTCGAAACAGCCAAAATCACAGGAACATTACTGGCAACAACGAAAGAGGGCAATTCTGTCTCGCCAGAGAACCGCATTCCCGCAGCAAGGCCGTCAAATGGTCTCAGTGCAAAAAAAACGCCCATTTACAGCAAATCACCAACTGGCAGTTTCGCTGCACACATTGGTACCGTTCGCAGCGACCCTGAAATAAACCGTACAGAGAAAGCCGGTCGACGGGACCGGGCTCCTATGCCCCTGCGTACCGATCAGGTTGGCCTTTTGGCTTGCATCAACATAAATAGCCTGAACTATCCGCGCCGCGAGTAA
- a CDS encoding phage tail protein, with product MIHFKKMIFAAAVTACPFLLAMPYQARASCSPDPYVGGICWMAADYCPTEYMIADGRILPSDEFVLLSILLGNTYGSAPKGQFRIPDLRGRSVTGSSDHSPLSVRQGEARGSNTITLSQDQIPRHSHEIDPKKFHLSGTVAASTYGSAYSHRPINHYPGVASKPALQPYSDPSSNTKMRENMVTGDLTGLEGATEQTGSGTPINILSPRIALTACIALTGIFPPKN from the coding sequence ATGATCCATTTCAAGAAAATGATTTTTGCAGCCGCAGTTACAGCCTGCCCGTTTCTGCTTGCCATGCCATATCAGGCACGTGCTTCTTGCTCCCCCGATCCCTATGTTGGTGGCATATGCTGGATGGCGGCGGATTATTGCCCGACAGAGTATATGATCGCAGATGGAAGAATATTACCATCTGATGAATTTGTGCTTCTTTCTATTCTTCTTGGAAATACCTATGGCAGCGCACCAAAAGGGCAATTCAGGATTCCCGATCTTCGGGGGCGCAGTGTCACAGGATCTTCAGATCACTCCCCCCTTTCCGTCAGACAGGGAGAAGCAAGAGGGAGCAATACAATCACCCTATCGCAAGATCAAATACCCCGACACAGCCATGAGATTGACCCAAAAAAATTCCATTTATCCGGCACCGTGGCTGCCAGTACGTACGGTTCTGCATACAGCCACAGGCCGATAAATCATTATCCTGGCGTCGCGTCAAAACCTGCGCTTCAGCCATACTCTGATCCATCCTCAAATACGAAGATGAGGGAGAATATGGTCACCGGCGATTTAACCGGATTAGAAGGTGCAACAGAACAAACAGGCTCTGGGACCCCCATAAACATCCTCTCCCCCCGCATTGCCCTGACCGCATGTATTGCCTTGACGGGAATATTTCCACCAAAAAATTAA
- a CDS encoding phage tail protein produces MKTSLKQISPAACLSAFSVFLLAVSTIPGESKASGCPTDQVQAYIGSVCWTAANHCPQNAMPADGRILSIENNKPLYGAISNRFGGDGTTTFALPDVRGRTIAGTGKGNSIPPVALGQSYGAESVSLTADNLPPHAHLWKLGTAEVTGTLKATTTEGNSISPDNRVLAARPSSGIIRKKMPLYGASPDARLGENAATVSSDPETARTNKTGQATPGTIPIRPPQEPLLACIITVGISQ; encoded by the coding sequence ATGAAAACGTCTTTAAAACAAATCAGTCCCGCAGCATGCTTATCGGCCTTTTCGGTATTCCTGCTTGCGGTCTCGACCATCCCTGGGGAAAGCAAGGCATCGGGCTGTCCGACTGACCAAGTGCAGGCGTATATTGGCTCTGTCTGCTGGACTGCTGCCAATCATTGTCCGCAAAATGCAATGCCTGCAGATGGCCGCATTTTAAGCATTGAAAATAATAAGCCTTTATACGGAGCCATAAGCAACCGGTTCGGAGGAGATGGGACAACAACTTTTGCCTTGCCGGACGTGCGCGGACGCACAATTGCCGGAACAGGAAAGGGAAACAGCATTCCGCCAGTTGCCCTGGGTCAGTCTTATGGCGCGGAATCAGTCTCCCTGACAGCCGACAATCTCCCGCCCCATGCACATCTGTGGAAACTGGGCACAGCCGAAGTTACAGGCACCCTAAAGGCGACCACAACCGAGGGAAATTCGATATCGCCGGATAATCGCGTTCTCGCGGCAAGACCGTCAAGTGGCATCATTCGAAAAAAAATGCCTCTTTATGGCGCATCTCCTGACGCGCGACTTGGCGAGAATGCGGCGACCGTTTCGAGTGATCCTGAAACAGCCCGAACGAATAAAACCGGGCAAGCCACCCCGGGCACAATCCCCATACGCCCGCCGCAGGAACCGCTTTTGGCGTGCATCATTACCGTTGGCATTTCTCAATAG
- a CDS encoding phage tail protein gives MTDFKKITLATAAVASSFMLFTSNKASASCSADAFVGSICWMATPKCPANYLEANGATLPVSLNHSLYAVIGNRFGGSGGTFRLPDLRGRSVVGATSEAGGIKPGDNRGASNTVMTLQNMPAHSHTFDPSKFQLSGTLKANLSAPTSNSPANNHPAVASAELVQAYSDKAPDENMMVGIVTGNLEGVSGITTTAGSASPIAITAPRIGLTACIAHEGLLPQNR, from the coding sequence ATGACAGATTTCAAAAAGATTACTTTGGCAACAGCTGCTGTAGCCTCCTCCTTCATGCTCTTCACATCAAACAAGGCCAGCGCCAGTTGCTCTGCCGATGCCTTCGTCGGTTCGATATGCTGGATGGCAACCCCCAAATGCCCCGCCAATTATTTGGAGGCAAACGGCGCAACCCTTCCCGTATCGCTCAATCATTCACTCTATGCGGTCATTGGAAATAGATTTGGCGGTTCGGGTGGCACTTTCAGGCTTCCCGACCTTCGCGGGCGAAGCGTGGTTGGCGCGACTTCCGAAGCAGGCGGGATAAAACCAGGCGACAATCGCGGGGCCAGCAATACGGTAATGACGCTTCAGAATATGCCCGCCCATTCCCACACATTCGATCCGTCAAAATTCCAGTTATCGGGCACGCTCAAAGCCAATTTATCCGCCCCTACATCCAACAGCCCGGCAAATAACCACCCTGCCGTCGCTTCTGCAGAGTTGGTACAGGCCTATTCTGACAAAGCTCCTGATGAAAACATGATGGTCGGCATTGTCACCGGAAACCTTGAAGGCGTATCGGGTATCACAACCACGGCAGGTTCAGCATCCCCCATCGCCATCACAGCACCCCGCATTGGCCTGACGGCCTGTATTGCACACGAAGGGCTGCTTCCCCAAAATCGCTAA
- a CDS encoding phage tail protein — protein MRDQRRLKLFGNFLAGASAIIAMTYLPKHALACNEEEYMGSICWTVGSKCPEKYMPADGRSLQVGAHTPLFNIIGYKYGGSDFTFNLPNLMGREPVGIGTGPGLTPIRAGTPVNGSESQLISQDQLPQHEHGVPITASQGINVNVQSGAGNERSPAGHVLAAPQGSDINLYAKTEDGEMAPGIITANIAGQTVTTSMTPDSPQTKISVLGPQLGLLACVNVYGVYEE, from the coding sequence ATGAGGGATCAAAGAAGACTCAAACTTTTTGGCAATTTTCTTGCCGGGGCAAGCGCCATAATCGCCATGACGTATCTGCCCAAGCACGCCCTGGCATGCAACGAGGAGGAATATATGGGCAGCATTTGCTGGACTGTCGGTTCCAAATGCCCCGAAAAATACATGCCTGCTGACGGGCGCTCGCTTCAGGTCGGTGCACATACGCCTTTGTTTAATATTATCGGTTATAAATATGGCGGCAGTGATTTTACATTTAACCTGCCCAACCTGATGGGTCGCGAACCTGTTGGCATCGGAACCGGCCCCGGGCTGACACCAATACGCGCCGGAACCCCCGTTAATGGATCAGAGAGCCAATTAATCTCGCAGGATCAGCTACCGCAACATGAGCACGGCGTTCCAATCACGGCAAGCCAGGGCATTAACGTTAACGTTCAGTCTGGCGCGGGCAATGAACGAAGCCCCGCAGGACATGTTTTAGCGGCACCACAGGGATCAGACATCAACCTCTATGCCAAAACCGAAGATGGCGAAATGGCGCCGGGTATTATAACGGCGAATATTGCCGGGCAAACTGTAACAACCAGCATGACCCCGGATTCCCCGCAAACAAAAATTTCGGTCCTTGGCCCGCAACTGGGCTTACTGGCCTGTGTAAATGTATACGGTGTATATGAGGAATAA
- a CDS encoding sulfotransferase, producing the protein MSSSKLHFISGLPRSGSTLLAALLRQNPRFHAAMSSALAPLLAANLNVMSAGNEASLLMDPHQRPEILRAVADAFCHTTTDREVFFDTNRSWCAKMPLIADLYPSAKVIACVRDLPWILDSLERLFRRNPYENTRLFGSDDERGSVYSRTESLARHNRLVGYPWTALKEAFYGEQAGNLLVVDYEILAKSPEKALRLIYQFIEEPWYDGHDFDNVEYDAPRFDDALGVAGLHKVRPKVSFEARKTVLPPDLFKKFEDMDFWRDSSGSAAHVLVAKTAKLDSAALANKLAHLKS; encoded by the coding sequence ATGTCATCATCCAAGTTGCATTTTATTTCAGGTTTGCCGCGTTCCGGTTCCACGCTGCTGGCGGCCCTTTTGCGCCAGAACCCGCGTTTCCACGCTGCGATGTCAAGCGCCCTGGCGCCTCTATTGGCCGCCAATCTGAATGTGATGAGCGCGGGTAACGAGGCGTCTTTGTTAATGGACCCTCATCAACGCCCGGAAATTTTGCGTGCGGTGGCCGATGCTTTTTGCCACACCACCACCGATCGTGAGGTGTTTTTTGATACCAACCGGTCCTGGTGTGCAAAAATGCCCCTGATTGCCGACCTTTACCCCAGCGCCAAGGTGATTGCCTGTGTGCGTGACCTGCCCTGGATACTCGACAGTCTTGAGCGCCTGTTTCGGCGTAATCCTTATGAAAATACCCGGCTTTTTGGCAGTGATGACGAGCGCGGATCGGTTTACAGCCGAACCGAGAGCCTTGCCCGTCACAATCGCCTGGTCGGTTATCCGTGGACGGCGCTGAAAGAAGCATTTTACGGCGAGCAGGCAGGAAATCTTCTGGTTGTGGATTATGAAATCCTCGCCAAATCACCCGAAAAAGCCCTGCGACTGATTTATCAGTTTATCGAAGAGCCCTGGTATGACGGGCATGATTTTGACAATGTTGAATATGACGCCCCCAGGTTTGACGACGCACTTGGCGTTGCCGGGCTGCACAAGGTGCGGCCAAAGGTATCGTTCGAGGCGCGAAAAACAGTTTTGCCCCCGGACCTGTTCAAAAAATTCGAGGATATGGATTTTTGGCGTGACAGTAGCGGCAGTGCGGCACATGTGCTTGTGGCCAAAACGGCAAAGCTGGATTCAGCAGCACTTGCAAACAAACTCGCGCACTTGAAGTCATGA